From Acidobacteriota bacterium, one genomic window encodes:
- a CDS encoding tetratricopeptide repeat protein, producing MKKKSKPTSRKDRPPEKSLSHHLLWLLPTLLAGLLYLPSLDGTWVWDDSIVLETQMKAFRSVGDVFLPPERIPQWPESYYRPVVTASYLLDQGLFDDEATRGPHGMGILFHAASTAFAALLAFLALRGRRERWWGALIAGALFAAHPIHVESVSWITGRSDTLAALFLLPALALAVRYRDDAHKPWGLALSAALFLLALLSKEVALAGLLVLPFWLAWIPRPDGSPNTVRWSSGAPRKLLLGWGTATGIYLVLRATAGASFGTSTLDTASLGAMIGRLASSFAYYLTQLVFPPPQLALVLDLPGALWTVSALIVFAGGVAWIFRTREDSKPQGRRIFFLAVGWLVLTLLPSLPVALSGLAEAPVAERYLYLPSFGLCLLIAAVLAAGLENRRRRTPSLVAAVLLVLVAGIGTVQRQEVWASDLALWTDTVEKAPSSGLAWSELGKAYLDRGSDLDRALQYYRKAVETDNDALGRAIAYNSIGVIHARRKQPEQALEAWRTAVAEGADYATPYFNLGNLLASHVDRAARQGRMEAAQLSEARAALQRAVEIDPRYDKAWLRLVWCEVHRALFTLATQGDPDETLAALAAAREATERLRSVASDQRMVAEAERLVGRGEEAVSRASAP from the coding sequence GTGAAAAAGAAATCCAAGCCCACATCGCGCAAAGACCGACCGCCGGAGAAGAGCCTCTCCCACCACCTCCTCTGGCTCCTCCCCACGCTCCTGGCAGGGCTTCTCTACCTGCCGTCCTTGGATGGCACCTGGGTGTGGGACGACTCCATTGTGCTGGAGACGCAGATGAAGGCGTTTCGGTCGGTGGGGGATGTTTTCTTGCCTCCGGAGCGGATTCCGCAGTGGCCAGAGTCTTACTACCGGCCCGTAGTCACTGCGAGCTATCTGCTGGATCAGGGTCTTTTTGATGACGAAGCAACGCGGGGGCCTCATGGGATGGGGATCCTTTTCCATGCCGCGAGCACCGCCTTTGCTGCCCTGCTGGCCTTTCTGGCGCTGCGCGGACGGCGGGAGCGCTGGTGGGGGGCGCTGATCGCTGGAGCGCTCTTTGCCGCCCATCCCATCCACGTGGAATCGGTCTCCTGGATTACCGGTCGGAGCGATACTCTCGCGGCGCTCTTTCTTCTTCCGGCCCTCGCTCTGGCCGTTCGGTATCGGGACGACGCTCACAAGCCTTGGGGGTTGGCCCTCTCCGCAGCTCTCTTCCTGCTCGCCCTGCTGTCCAAGGAAGTGGCGCTGGCAGGCCTGCTCGTGCTGCCATTCTGGCTGGCATGGATTCCCCGCCCGGACGGTTCGCCCAACACCGTTCGATGGTCCTCCGGGGCGCCTCGCAAGCTCCTCCTCGGATGGGGCACCGCCACGGGGATCTATCTGGTCCTCCGAGCCACCGCCGGGGCGAGCTTCGGGACCAGTACCCTGGACACCGCGAGCCTAGGCGCCATGATCGGACGGCTCGCTTCCAGCTTCGCCTACTACCTCACCCAGCTGGTGTTCCCTCCGCCTCAATTAGCTTTGGTCCTCGACCTGCCTGGCGCTCTCTGGACCGTCAGCGCCCTCATCGTTTTCGCAGGGGGTGTTGCCTGGATCTTCCGGACTCGCGAAGACTCCAAGCCCCAGGGCCGAAGGATTTTCTTCCTGGCCGTGGGCTGGCTAGTCTTGACACTCCTGCCTTCGCTACCGGTCGCTCTCTCTGGGTTGGCAGAAGCTCCGGTGGCGGAACGCTATCTCTACCTCCCCTCCTTTGGGCTCTGCCTGCTGATCGCAGCTGTTCTCGCCGCTGGACTGGAAAACCGCAGAAGGCGCACGCCATCGCTGGTAGCCGCCGTTCTACTGGTGCTGGTCGCGGGGATCGGAACCGTGCAGCGTCAAGAGGTTTGGGCCAGCGACCTGGCCTTGTGGACCGACACAGTGGAGAAAGCGCCGTCCTCCGGCCTCGCCTGGAGCGAGCTGGGCAAGGCCTATCTGGACCGGGGCAGCGACCTTGACCGCGCGCTCCAGTACTACCGCAAGGCCGTCGAGACCGACAACGATGCCCTCGGCCGAGCCATCGCTTACAACTCCATCGGTGTCATCCACGCCCGCCGCAAGCAGCCTGAGCAGGCTCTCGAAGCCTGGCGCACCGCCGTCGCTGAAGGCGCCGACTACGCGACCCCCTACTTCAATCTCGGCAATCTGCTCGCCAGCCACGTGGATCGAGCAGCCCGCCAAGGCCGCATGGAAGCCGCCCAACTCTCGGAGGCCCGCGCAGCCCTCCAACGTGCCGTGGAAATCGATCCCCGCTACGACAAAGCCTGGCTCCGCCTCGTCTGGTGCGAAGTCCACCGCGCCCTCTTCACCCTCGCCACCCAAGGCGACCCCGACGAAACCCTAGCAGCCCTAGCTGCCGCCCGCGAGGCCACCGAGCGGCTTCGGAGCGTCGCCAGCGACCAACGGATGGTGGCGGAGGCG
- a CDS encoding thiolase family protein, with the protein MREAVIVSYARSAVGKAKKGSLKDTQPVRFASDVLRNLVQRTEGLEPSMVDDIMVGCAMPEGSQGMNFARLIALRAGFPVEVPATTNNRFCSSGSQTIAWAGDVIRSGNADIIIAGGAETMSMVPMSGFKPVAEPTLLESMPAAYDAMGATAEKVARDYDISREDQDAFALRSHQRAAAAQEADRFRSQIVPLEVEVLEEGGWQTRTFQDDEGPRPDTSLEALARLRPAFDPRGTVTAGNASQMSDGCAFAVVMSKEKAEELGLTPKATIRGWAVAGVAPEVMGIGPAKAVPKLLDRVGIPIESIDLVELNEAFASQALYCIRELGLEDDQVNVNGGAIATGHPLGATGAILTCKLLAELEHRDAKRGIVTMCIGGGMGFAYLLERAG; encoded by the coding sequence ATGCGAGAGGCCGTCATCGTTTCCTACGCCCGCTCCGCCGTCGGCAAGGCGAAGAAGGGCAGCCTGAAAGACACCCAACCCGTCCGCTTCGCCTCCGACGTGCTGCGCAACCTGGTGCAGCGCACCGAGGGGCTGGAGCCCTCCATGGTCGACGACATCATGGTCGGCTGCGCCATGCCCGAGGGTTCCCAGGGCATGAACTTCGCCCGGCTCATCGCCCTGCGGGCGGGCTTCCCGGTGGAGGTTCCCGCCACCACCAACAACCGCTTCTGCTCCTCCGGCTCCCAGACCATCGCCTGGGCCGGGGACGTGATCCGCTCCGGCAACGCCGACATCATCATCGCCGGCGGTGCCGAGACCATGTCCATGGTGCCCATGAGCGGCTTCAAACCGGTGGCCGAGCCCACCCTTCTGGAGTCCATGCCCGCCGCCTACGACGCCATGGGCGCCACGGCGGAAAAGGTTGCCCGGGACTACGACATCTCCCGCGAGGACCAGGACGCCTTCGCCCTACGCTCCCACCAGCGCGCCGCCGCGGCCCAGGAAGCCGACCGCTTCCGCAGCCAGATCGTGCCGCTGGAAGTGGAAGTGCTGGAGGAAGGCGGCTGGCAGACCCGCACCTTCCAGGACGACGAGGGCCCGCGCCCCGACACCTCCCTGGAAGCCCTCGCCCGCCTGCGCCCCGCCTTCGACCCCCGCGGCACCGTCACCGCCGGCAACGCCTCGCAGATGAGCGACGGCTGCGCCTTCGCGGTGGTGATGTCGAAGGAGAAGGCCGAGGAGCTGGGCCTCACCCCCAAAGCCACCATCCGCGGCTGGGCCGTCGCCGGCGTCGCCCCCGAGGTCATGGGCATCGGCCCCGCCAAGGCCGTCCCCAAGCTCCTCGACCGCGTGGGCATCCCCATCGAGTCCATCGACCTGGTGGAGCTCAACGAGGCCTTCGCCTCCCAGGCCCTCTACTGCATCCGCGAGCTGGGCCTTGAAGACGACCAGGTCAACGTCAACGGCGGCGCCATCGCCACCGGCCACCCCCTAGGCGCCACCGGCGCCATCCTCACCTGCAAGCTCCTAGCAGAGCTCGAGCACCGCGACGCCAAGCGCGGGATCGTGACGATGTGCATTGGAGGCGGGATGGGGTTTGCGTATTTGTTGGAGCGGGCTGGGTAG
- a CDS encoding 3-hydroxyacyl-CoA dehydrogenase NAD-binding domain-containing protein, protein MTRQIRKVAVLGSGVMGSGIAAHLANAGYPVLLMDIVPPQLTDEDRQKGLTEDSPAFRNRIVAKNFAAAQKARPAAFFSRKHQGLVELGNFEDDWAKLADCDWIVEAVVERLDIKQQVFERIEKIWTEGTIVSSNTSGLSLAQMMEGRSLPFRQHFLITHFFNPVRYMRLLELVAGPDTLPEVVHEMAEFGRFRLGKGIVYCKDTPNFIANRLGVFGIAATLGAMVEMGYQIDEVDAITGPALGRPKSATFGTSDLVGLDTLLHTFRTSREGVPDDEGQRYYTAPDFVLKMVEEGALGRKTGAGFFRMEKGPGGKKNLLVLDWTSGEYRPTERPDAPSLAAVRKIADAGERIKTVATADDRAGRFAWRLLRETLLYTANRVGEIADTLVDIDRAMRWGYNWELGPFEIWDALGLRETVERFQQDGHSVAPWVQQLLDAGHESFYRDGADGPEVWDPTAGSYAPVPRPESFLVLSELKGGNGIAYQNSGTALVDLGDGAACLELTSQSQPGMNPLDDAMIEGILEGLEKAEMEFDALVVHHQGDNFSAGANLKGILELAASSRWDDISAMIQNFQRATTALRAASLPVVTAPFGYALGGGAELTMGGDRIVAHAETYMGLVEAGVGLVPGGGGTLFLLQRLLAGVEEPINDNQDFVKRAFENIAMAKVSTSAAEARDLGYLAPGDFVEMNRDRQLYSAKRLALALAELGYRPPIEKPLSLPGRAGAATLRMSLHNLNITHWISDHDEVVAGHIAHILCGGDTTPNRPVSPQTILDLEREAFLSLCGEEKTQQRMEHMLKTGKPLRN, encoded by the coding sequence ATGACTCGACAAATACGCAAGGTGGCGGTGCTGGGCTCCGGTGTCATGGGGTCCGGGATTGCCGCACACCTGGCCAACGCCGGCTACCCCGTGCTGCTGATGGACATCGTGCCGCCCCAGCTCACCGACGAGGACCGCCAGAAGGGCCTCACCGAAGACTCGCCGGCGTTTCGCAACCGCATCGTGGCGAAGAACTTCGCCGCCGCTCAGAAGGCTCGCCCCGCCGCTTTCTTTAGCCGCAAGCACCAGGGATTGGTGGAGCTGGGCAACTTCGAGGACGACTGGGCCAAGCTGGCGGATTGCGATTGGATCGTCGAGGCCGTGGTCGAGCGGTTGGACATCAAACAGCAGGTCTTCGAACGGATCGAGAAGATCTGGACCGAGGGCACCATCGTCTCCTCCAACACCTCCGGGCTGTCCCTGGCGCAGATGATGGAGGGGCGCTCGCTGCCCTTCCGCCAGCACTTCCTCATCACCCACTTCTTCAACCCGGTGCGCTACATGCGCCTGCTGGAGCTGGTTGCCGGCCCCGACACCCTGCCCGAAGTGGTCCACGAGATGGCGGAGTTCGGCCGCTTCCGCCTGGGCAAGGGCATCGTCTACTGCAAGGACACCCCCAACTTCATCGCCAACCGCCTGGGTGTCTTCGGCATCGCCGCCACCCTCGGCGCCATGGTCGAGATGGGCTACCAGATCGACGAGGTGGACGCCATCACCGGCCCCGCCCTGGGCCGCCCCAAGAGCGCCACCTTCGGCACCTCCGACCTGGTGGGCCTGGACACCCTCCTGCACACCTTCCGCACCTCTCGGGAGGGCGTGCCGGACGACGAGGGCCAGCGCTACTACACCGCCCCCGACTTCGTCCTCAAGATGGTCGAGGAAGGTGCCCTGGGCCGCAAGACCGGCGCCGGCTTCTTCCGCATGGAGAAGGGCCCTGGCGGCAAAAAGAACCTGCTGGTCCTCGACTGGACGAGTGGCGAGTACCGCCCCACCGAGCGCCCTGACGCGCCGTCCCTGGCCGCCGTGCGCAAGATCGCCGACGCCGGCGAGCGCATCAAGACCGTCGCCACCGCCGACGACCGCGCCGGCCGCTTTGCCTGGCGACTGCTGCGGGAAACCCTCCTCTACACCGCCAACCGCGTCGGCGAGATCGCCGACACCCTGGTGGACATCGACCGCGCCATGCGCTGGGGCTACAACTGGGAGCTCGGTCCGTTCGAGATCTGGGACGCCCTGGGCCTGCGGGAGACGGTAGAGCGCTTCCAGCAGGACGGCCACTCCGTGGCTCCGTGGGTCCAGCAGCTTCTGGACGCCGGTCACGAGAGCTTCTACCGCGATGGCGCCGACGGCCCGGAGGTCTGGGACCCCACGGCTGGCAGCTACGCCCCGGTGCCGCGGCCGGAGAGCTTCCTGGTGCTCAGCGAGCTCAAAGGCGGTAACGGCATCGCCTACCAGAACTCCGGCACCGCCCTCGTCGACCTCGGCGACGGCGCCGCCTGCCTGGAGCTCACCTCCCAATCCCAGCCGGGGATGAACCCCCTGGACGACGCCATGATCGAGGGCATCCTCGAAGGTCTGGAAAAGGCCGAGATGGAGTTCGACGCCCTGGTGGTTCATCACCAGGGGGACAACTTCTCCGCCGGCGCCAACCTCAAGGGCATCTTGGAGCTCGCCGCCTCCAGCCGCTGGGACGACATCAGCGCCATGATCCAGAACTTCCAGCGCGCCACCACCGCCCTCCGCGCCGCCTCCCTGCCGGTGGTCACGGCGCCCTTCGGCTACGCCCTCGGCGGCGGCGCCGAGCTCACCATGGGCGGCGACCGCATCGTCGCCCACGCCGAGACCTACATGGGCCTGGTGGAAGCCGGCGTCGGCCTGGTGCCCGGCGGCGGCGGCACCCTCTTCCTGCTCCAGCGGCTGCTGGCGGGGGTCGAGGAGCCGATCAACGACAACCAGGACTTCGTCAAGCGGGCGTTCGAGAACATCGCCATGGCGAAGGTCTCCACCTCCGCCGCCGAGGCGCGGGACCTGGGCTATCTCGCCCCCGGCGACTTCGTCGAGATGAACCGCGACCGTCAGCTCTACAGCGCCAAGCGCCTGGCCCTCGCCCTGGCGGAGCTGGGCTACCGGCCGCCCATCGAGAAGCCCCTCTCCCTGCCGGGCCGCGCCGGCGCCGCGACCCTGCGCATGAGCCTCCACAACCTCAACATCACCCACTGGATCTCCGACCACGACGAGGTGGTGGCGGGGCATATCGCCCACATCCTGTGCGGCGGCGACACCACCCCCAACCGGCCGGTGTCGCCCCAGACCATCCTCGACCTGGAGCGCGAGGCCTTCCTCTCGCTGTGCGGTGAGGAGAAAACCCAACAGCGCATGGAGCACATGCTCAAGACCGGCAAACCGCTGCGCAACTGA
- a CDS encoding two-component regulator propeller domain-containing protein codes for MGFSNPWAPCIHAQTYPFLTYSVEDGLGQSVVRDMLEDSRGYLWLATAGGGVSRWDGTAFLSFDTTDGLPNGRVSAVLEDHQGHLWFGTEGGLASYDGQRIALVPETQGLDILSLFEDSSGTLWIGTAQGSLMRYQGEELLEVPVRVPEEGSSEENSTEEGSGTTTGEPLETGGIGALTTDRQGTLWVGSQRGLWRVQDERLEPAAPELGPKSISSLFLDSQGSLWAGLDDGGVARRSGADGFLLLDAADGFPATSVRSMSEDPQGRLWFATVGEGAIRWDGETFFAFNESNGLPGQGVLDVLTDTAGSLWLAVFGNGISRLASDAFVSYSTEDGLPGDKVLSITEDPDGFLRVGIFEGGLARKDDQGFTVWNRDSGLPSELVTSVLTDRRGDLWIGTLNAGLSRLDGQGSEEPTFERFDTSHGLASNRVFSLFEDRQGDLWIATFGGGVSRWDGQEFTTLSRSNGLASDRIYSVFQDRDGFFWFATADSGVSRYDGEGFLTYSEADGLLSNRVYAIRQDPAGRLWMATDRGLSRWDGEGFESFTRSSGLTSQTQYFLHIDAIGRLWVGGERGVDCIELDPSGEFATVHGFGRQEGFFGLETNQNAVFEDRSGVLWIGTQGLTRLDPRRALSHRPAPSPHLTELQLQHRSVDWSAEEWSGRIASVPPWFGVPVRPRLRFDQNHLAFRYSAPALDADGILFQTRLRGLEEEWSPPTRQRQAIYPSLPPGDFVFEVRASRDGRNWSQETATLQLSILPPFWRTWWFLLTAVLLLALAVLAMIRWRTHWLEERRKQLRAEVASRTQQLQLAKNAADVAARAKSQFLNNMSHELRTPLADVIGLAGMLRATGLDSDQEEITYTIEARSEALLKILEDLLELTQQESSGLRHIRRRINLRDLIRKASAAAAKDAHSKGLNITWTVDADVPRYLFVDPVRLWQLLASLLGNAVKFTDAGEIDIQAKVLRHTEDGLDLELEVRDTGIGIAPGDLGRLFDPFFQVDSGPNRRHGGTGLGLALCDLLAQQMGGELRVESELGKGSTFSLILPTSEALA; via the coding sequence TTGGGATTTTCGAATCCCTGGGCCCCGTGTATCCACGCTCAGACCTACCCTTTTCTCACCTACTCGGTAGAAGACGGCCTGGGCCAGTCGGTGGTCCGGGACATGCTCGAAGACTCCCGCGGCTATCTTTGGCTGGCTACCGCCGGAGGCGGCGTCAGCCGCTGGGACGGCACCGCATTCCTCTCCTTCGACACCACCGACGGCCTACCCAACGGTCGCGTCAGCGCTGTCCTCGAGGATCATCAGGGGCACCTGTGGTTCGGCACCGAGGGAGGCCTGGCGAGCTACGACGGCCAGCGGATCGCGCTGGTGCCCGAGACTCAGGGTCTCGACATCCTCTCCCTCTTCGAGGACTCGTCGGGCACGCTGTGGATCGGCACCGCTCAGGGCAGCCTCATGCGCTATCAGGGGGAGGAGCTCCTGGAAGTCCCCGTCCGGGTACCCGAGGAGGGCAGCAGCGAAGAGAACAGCACCGAAGAAGGCAGCGGGACAACCACCGGAGAGCCCCTGGAAACCGGCGGCATCGGCGCCCTCACCACCGACCGCCAAGGCACCCTGTGGGTGGGTTCCCAGCGGGGCCTGTGGCGAGTCCAGGACGAGCGACTCGAGCCCGCGGCTCCGGAGCTCGGCCCCAAATCCATCTCCAGCCTCTTCCTCGACTCCCAAGGCTCTTTGTGGGCCGGCCTGGATGACGGCGGCGTAGCACGGCGCTCCGGCGCCGATGGATTCCTTCTGCTCGACGCCGCCGACGGCTTTCCGGCCACCTCCGTGCGCTCCATGAGCGAGGACCCCCAAGGCCGTCTGTGGTTCGCCACGGTGGGCGAAGGAGCCATTCGATGGGACGGCGAGACTTTCTTCGCCTTCAATGAGAGCAATGGCCTCCCCGGCCAAGGCGTCCTCGACGTGCTCACCGACACCGCCGGGAGCCTGTGGCTGGCGGTCTTCGGCAACGGCATCTCCCGCCTCGCCAGCGATGCCTTCGTCTCCTACTCCACCGAGGACGGCTTGCCGGGGGACAAGGTCCTCTCCATCACCGAAGACCCCGACGGTTTCCTGCGGGTGGGCATCTTCGAGGGTGGGCTGGCGCGCAAGGACGATCAGGGCTTTACGGTTTGGAACCGCGACAGCGGCCTGCCCAGCGAGTTGGTCACCTCGGTGCTCACGGATCGCCGGGGGGATCTATGGATCGGTACCCTCAACGCCGGGCTTTCCAGGCTCGATGGCCAAGGCTCCGAAGAACCGACCTTCGAGCGCTTCGACACCAGCCACGGCCTCGCTTCGAATCGCGTCTTCTCCCTCTTCGAGGATCGTCAGGGAGACCTCTGGATCGCCACCTTCGGCGGCGGCGTCAGCCGCTGGGACGGACAGGAATTCACCACCCTCTCCCGCTCTAACGGCCTCGCCAGCGACCGCATCTACTCGGTCTTCCAGGATCGCGACGGCTTCTTCTGGTTCGCCACCGCCGACTCCGGCGTCAGCCGCTATGACGGCGAAGGGTTCCTCACTTACTCCGAAGCCGACGGCCTGTTGAGCAACCGCGTCTACGCCATCCGCCAAGATCCCGCCGGCCGCCTGTGGATGGCGACGGATCGCGGCCTCAGCCGCTGGGACGGCGAGGGCTTCGAGAGCTTCACCCGGAGCAGCGGTCTGACCTCCCAAACACAGTACTTTCTGCATATCGACGCCATCGGTCGCCTGTGGGTTGGCGGGGAGCGGGGTGTGGACTGCATCGAGCTCGATCCCTCGGGAGAGTTCGCCACGGTCCACGGCTTCGGGCGCCAGGAAGGATTCTTCGGTCTCGAAACCAACCAAAACGCCGTCTTCGAGGACCGCTCCGGAGTCCTATGGATCGGCACCCAAGGACTCACCCGCCTCGATCCCCGCCGAGCCCTCAGCCATCGGCCGGCGCCCTCCCCCCACCTCACCGAGCTTCAGCTCCAACATCGGTCCGTGGACTGGAGCGCCGAGGAATGGTCCGGGCGAATTGCTTCCGTGCCCCCCTGGTTCGGCGTGCCGGTGCGTCCACGCCTGCGCTTCGACCAGAACCACCTTGCCTTCCGCTACTCCGCTCCGGCCCTCGATGCCGACGGCATCCTCTTCCAGACCCGGCTGCGGGGCCTGGAGGAAGAGTGGTCCCCACCGACGCGGCAGCGGCAGGCGATCTACCCCAGCTTGCCGCCGGGAGACTTCGTCTTCGAGGTGCGGGCCAGTCGCGACGGCCGGAACTGGTCCCAGGAGACGGCAACGTTGCAGCTCTCCATCCTGCCGCCCTTCTGGAGGACCTGGTGGTTTCTCCTCACCGCCGTCCTACTCTTGGCCCTCGCGGTTTTGGCGATGATTCGCTGGCGAACCCACTGGCTCGAGGAGCGCCGGAAGCAGCTGCGGGCCGAGGTCGCCTCCCGCACCCAGCAGCTGCAGCTGGCCAAGAACGCAGCGGACGTGGCGGCGCGAGCCAAGAGCCAGTTCCTCAACAACATGAGCCACGAGCTCCGCACTCCCCTGGCGGACGTCATCGGCCTCGCCGGCATGCTCCGGGCCACCGGTCTCGACTCCGATCAGGAGGAGATCACCTACACCATCGAGGCGCGCAGCGAAGCACTGCTCAAGATTCTCGAGGATCTGCTGGAGCTGACCCAACAAGAATCCTCCGGCCTGCGACACATTCGGCGGCGGATCAACCTTCGCGACCTGATCCGCAAAGCCTCCGCCGCCGCGGCCAAGGATGCGCACAGCAAAGGGCTCAACATCACCTGGACCGTCGACGCCGACGTTCCCCGCTACCTCTTCGTCGATCCGGTTCGGCTCTGGCAGCTCCTCGCGAGCCTGCTGGGCAACGCGGTGAAATTCACCGACGCAGGCGAAATCGACATCCAGGCGAAGGTGCTCCGGCACACCGAAGACGGCCTGGACCTCGAGCTCGAGGTCCGCGACACCGGCATCGGCATCGCTCCCGGGGATCTCGGGCGGCTCTTCGACCCCTTCTTCCAGGTGGACTCCGGCCCCAACCGCCGCCATGGCGGCACCGGTCTGGGCCTCGCCCTCTGCGATCTACTAGCCCAACAGATGGGCGGCGAGCTGCGGGTGGAGAGCGAGCTGGGGAAGGGTTCCACCTTCTCCCTCATCCTGCCGACATCCGAAGCCCTGGCTTAG
- a CDS encoding DNRLRE domain-containing protein, whose protein sequence is MTSSGRHRSPSRRGLGLLLACILLFATGATAAPSPVEEAGLPVSNLFEANTKGTCTPTGCSSTNCLDRCARILIDVLDGRAYDLCPITNGVCTCQAGYGQPGSAVFSDPSENKGPVCHAALYAGRNVASDRQWWNEYFNYQTLGPNSGAGFMGKEIFSPLYGSFIVASVMTALDTAEARGHNDVANKARQWLRAYWALASLASRPGGIQNADVVYRHGTQSISGTYNNIRGASQVTAGPRMINNLGSATYSTLHPLLSMALNVGPKAYTPSMNTSFAFYGGVRAAARIAGFSFTSSYSISNFGSFTAPASKFGLTNAERNNLAMIVRGQSGANFQAAISMVGNYKPKCNMSFLRTTQGSISWFGTSESGAAGEQRVCNAAKGQLFAARLDSNGKAYHLQPALETQLPNAAKWKSFRLGNQICADVDPTWAAQQGDTSYTTGPWCIGIPGGTVLQELSWTRNNGLRFVGSGGQNDPILRVQADFVGPINHNGSLDFGSAAQASGQYVELVIRLMNDGPEAMVASASTTNTVGSAFVQVEQPSSPVPPESNTSVFRLRMRRDTVGNFQGTVRITHDATNVPSPFTFTVNGQVTGAPQTLTLTPNADAWVIQNNPTLNYGSSSQLHVRNGDTGQARRSFLRFQVPSYVTNVQSAGLYMFVGGYITEAGFYRLNNMTWSEFGINWNNHLDPPTTYTYMRSLNNAGYGYHAIDVSEAVTGPGTVNIGIASGSDTSGQYFISREGNYDPVLVITYQP, encoded by the coding sequence ATGACTTCTTCCGGCCGACACCGGAGCCCGAGCCGTCGAGGCCTGGGCCTACTACTCGCCTGCATCTTGCTCTTCGCCACCGGCGCCACGGCGGCGCCGTCCCCGGTGGAAGAAGCCGGCCTGCCCGTCAGCAACCTTTTCGAGGCCAACACCAAGGGCACCTGCACGCCCACCGGCTGCAGCAGCACCAACTGCCTCGACCGGTGCGCCCGCATCCTCATCGACGTGCTGGACGGTCGCGCCTACGACCTCTGCCCCATCACCAACGGCGTCTGCACCTGCCAGGCCGGCTACGGCCAGCCGGGGTCGGCGGTGTTCAGCGACCCGTCGGAGAACAAGGGCCCCGTGTGCCACGCCGCCCTCTACGCCGGCCGCAACGTCGCTTCTGACCGCCAGTGGTGGAACGAGTACTTCAACTACCAGACCCTCGGCCCCAACTCCGGAGCCGGCTTCATGGGCAAGGAGATCTTCTCCCCCCTCTACGGCAGCTTCATCGTCGCCTCGGTGATGACCGCCCTCGACACCGCCGAGGCCCGCGGCCACAACGACGTCGCCAACAAGGCGCGCCAGTGGCTCAGGGCCTATTGGGCGTTGGCCTCCCTGGCCTCCCGCCCCGGCGGCATCCAAAACGCCGACGTGGTGTACCGCCACGGCACCCAATCGATCTCCGGCACATACAACAACATCCGCGGTGCCTCCCAGGTCACCGCCGGCCCGCGGATGATCAACAACCTTGGCTCCGCCACCTACTCCACCCTGCATCCGCTGCTGAGCATGGCCCTCAACGTCGGCCCCAAGGCCTACACGCCGAGCATGAATACCAGCTTCGCCTTCTACGGCGGCGTGCGGGCAGCGGCGCGCATCGCCGGCTTCAGCTTTACCTCCAGCTACTCCATTTCCAACTTCGGCAGCTTCACCGCCCCGGCGAGCAAATTCGGCCTCACCAACGCCGAGCGCAACAACCTGGCGATGATCGTCCGGGGGCAGAGCGGCGCCAACTTCCAGGCGGCCATCAGCATGGTGGGCAACTACAAGCCCAAGTGCAATATGAGCTTCCTGCGCACGACCCAGGGCAGCATCTCCTGGTTCGGCACCAGCGAGAGCGGCGCCGCCGGCGAGCAGCGGGTGTGCAACGCCGCCAAGGGCCAGCTCTTCGCCGCCCGCCTCGACTCCAATGGCAAGGCCTACCATCTGCAGCCGGCGCTGGAAACCCAGCTGCCCAACGCGGCGAAGTGGAAGTCCTTCCGCTTGGGCAATCAGATCTGCGCCGACGTCGATCCCACCTGGGCGGCGCAGCAGGGCGACACCTCCTACACCACCGGCCCCTGGTGCATCGGCATCCCCGGCGGTACGGTGCTCCAGGAGCTTTCCTGGACCCGCAACAACGGCCTGCGCTTCGTCGGTTCCGGCGGCCAGAACGATCCCATCCTGCGGGTGCAGGCGGATTTCGTCGGCCCCATCAACCACAACGGCAGCCTCGACTTCGGCAGCGCCGCCCAGGCGTCCGGTCAATACGTCGAGCTGGTGATCCGGCTGATGAACGACGGCCCGGAAGCGATGGTGGCCAGCGCCAGCACCACCAACACCGTCGGGTCCGCCTTCGTGCAGGTGGAGCAGCCCTCGTCGCCGGTACCGCCGGAGAGCAATACCAGCGTCTTCCGCCTGCGCATGCGGCGGGATACGGTGGGCAACTTCCAGGGCACGGTGCGCATCACCCACGATGCCACCAACGTGCCCTCGCCGTTCACCTTCACCGTCAACGGTCAGGTCACCGGAGCACCGCAAACCCTCACCCTCACTCCCAACGCCGACGCTTGGGTGATCCAGAACAACCCGACGCTGAACTACGGCTCGTCATCCCAGCTCCATGTGCGCAACGGCGACACCGGCCAGGCACGGCGTAGCTTCCTGCGCTTCCAGGTGCCCAGCTACGTCACCAACGTGCAGTCCGCCGGGCTCTACATGTTCGTCGGCGGCTACATCACGGAAGCGGGCTTCTACCGCCTGAACAACATGACCTGGAGCGAGTTCGGGATCAACTGGAACAACCATCTCGACCCGCCCACCACCTACACCTACATGCGCAGCCTCAACAACGCCGGCTACGGGTACCACGCCATCGACGTCAGCGAGGCGGTGACCGGCCCCGGCACGGTGAATATCGGCATCGCTTCCGGCTCCGACACCTCCGGGCAGTACTTCATCTCCCGGGAGGGCAACTACGACCCGGTGCTGGTGATCACCTACCAGCCCTGA